The Intrasporangium calvum DSM 43043 sequence AGCGCTCGGCTACCTCGGCGGCATCATCCTGCTCGTCGGCGCGATCCTCATCGGCTCCCAGTACTGGCCCGACGTCGACCCGCTCGTGCGTCTGGGCGTCGTGGTCCTCGTGGCAGTGGCCTTCGTCGTCGCCGGCGGCCTCGTGCCACGGGGACTCGACGCAGTCGGGACTCGGTTGCGCTCCGTCCTCTGGGCCCTCAGTGTGGCCGCCGGGACGGGCGCGGCCGCGATCCTCTTCTATGACGTCGTCGACCTCGACGACGACCACGTCCCCGTACTGATGTTCCTGCTCGCCACGGTCTACGCGCTCGCGCTCTGGACCTGGCGTCCCACCGGGCTGCAGCTGGCCGTGGCCGCCGCCGGTACCGCCGTGACGGCCGGCCTGCTGGTCATGCTTCTCGTCGAGTCGTTCGATGCAGCGATCGCGGGCGTGCTGGTGGTGGGTGTCGTCTGGCTCGCGTTGGGCTGGGCCGCGGTGATCAGACCGCCGCGCGCTGCACTGGTCGTCGGGGCGGGCATCGTGTTCTTGGGCAGCCAGATGTACGTCGTCGGCGGGTCAGGTCCGATCTGGGCCGTGCTGGCCTCAGCCGGACTGGTCGGCGTCGCCCTCTACCACCGCGACCTGATCATCCTCGGGATCGGCTCGCTCGGACTGCTGTTCGCCCTGCCGAACCTCATCTACGAATGGTTCCCCAGCGTGGTGGCGGCGGCCGTGAGTCTGCTCGTCGTCGGTGGCCTGCTCGTCGTCGCGGCCCTCTACACAGCCCGGCGCGGCCGGCAGCATCCCGGAGACGGTCCCGCAAAAGGCCCGGCAAACGGCGCCGCTGGCGGGCCAGCGAACGGCCCTGCCACCACGCCCGCCGGTCAGGAACGCTGAGCCGAGGTGGGTGGGTGCAGCGATCGGGGGCGCGACCCGATCGCTGCACGCAGGTCTGGAGCCGACTCTCGCCCAAAGAGCGAGGGTCGGCTCCTGCGCCGGCGCTCCTCTGCGCAGTAGGTTCTCCGGAGGAGGCTCGACTCAAACCGTCACCTGAAGGGGTTGGCATGCCGGACAACATGCAGACGATCCTGTGGATCGTCCTTGCGCTGGTCGTCGTTGCACTGGTCATCTGGTTGCTGGTCTCGTCATCGAGACGCCGAAAGCTCGAAGCACGGCAACGCGCCGATGCGGCCGCGCTGCGGGCCCGAGCGGAGGAGCAACGGTCCCGGGTCCAGGTCGTGGAGGATCGCGCCTCCGTGGTCGGCGCGATCGCGGATGACGCCCGGGCCGAGGCCGAGGCGAAGGCCGCGGAGGCGGCGCGCCTCGAGCGCCAGGCCGAGCACGAGCGCGCGGCGGCGGAGGCGGCCCGACACGAGCGCGAGACATTGGTGCGAGAGGCCGACCGCCTCGATCCCGACGTGCGCACGGATGACGAGGGCTACCGGGTGGACCGGTCCGGCCATCGGCTGGAGGGCGACGGGCAGCGGGCGGAGGAGCGGGGGGCCTTCGGCCGGCCCGGCGGCGCACCCGGGTCGGTGGCTGCGGGCGTGGCGCTGGGGTCCGCCGGAGCAGCAGCGGCCCCCACCGACCGTCCTGGCGGTCCCCGGCCCTTCACCGAGGAGGAGGACGAGCCCGATCTCGCGGACGCAGAGAACCCCTTTGCGGGACGAGATGACTCGGAGTCCCGAGCCGAGCACGTGGCAGACGCCGCGGTCCAGCTGGCGGCAGACGAACGTGCGCCGGAGACGGCGGATCCTGACTGGGTCAACAGCCCCGTCGAGGACATCGACGACGACGAGCTGGCCGCCTCGGCCGCGGAGGAGACCGCAGCTGAGGACTGGATCAACGGCCCCGAGCAGACATCCGGCGGCGCCCCGCCCTACACGTCGGAGGGCGCGCCGGCCGTCGAGGTCGACGAAGCCGGGGCTGTTGCGCCAGGTGCTGCCGCGGGTACCGGTCCTGCGAGCACGACCGACGCGCGAGAGGACGAGGCGATGACGAACGAGGACGCCGACTGGGTCAACGGTCCGGTCGAGGACGTGGACCAGGAGGAGATCGATGCCTCCGCGGCGGCAGAGACGGACGCCGCAGACTGGATCAACGGACCGTCGGACGACGAGGCGGTGACGTCGCACGGCGGGTCACCCCAGGATGCCGGGTCGGCTGCGTTCGAGGAGCAGCTGGCGGCTGATCCGATGACGGTCGACCACGTGGACGTGCCGGCGCTGGACGACCGGGACGACGTGGTCGTGGGCGGCGGGACCCCGAGCGACGACCCCGGTGACCACCGGGGACAGCCGTGGTCGACGGATCTCACCACGCCGGGCGGCGCGGGCTCGACCTCGGCCGCGACGAGCGGGGCGGCCCAGGAGCCGGCGGCCCCCGCGGGCCATGGTGAGGAGCAGGAGCAGGCATCTCGGGCCGAGGTCCGATGGAACGACGAGCAGGAGCCGGACGCCGCGGGGGAGGACGGCGCCGAGGCGCACGCAGCCCGGAACCCAGGACCCATCGAGCACTCCGGCGATGCTCCCCTTCTGGACGACGCCGCGGGGACCGACGAGGGCGACGAGGCAACTTCCGAGTCGTCCGAGTCGTCCGAGTCGGAGTTGGAGGCGGAGGCGGAGGCGGTGGCGGAGCGGTCCCAGCCGCCGTTCGGACGTGATGAGCGCCTCGACGTCGAGCCGGCCGCCGAGCCTGCCGGCTCCGAGGTGCCGCCCCTCGACGACTCCGGGTTGCTTGACCAGGACGAGACGCCCGCGGCCCCGCCGCAGGAGCGCCGGATCTCGAACTTCGACGAGGTGCGGGACGGTGGCTTCGGGATCGGCTCGGCCGCACCGCTCGACGACCGTGCGCAGCCCCTCGGCCATGCGGTCAAGGGCTACCGTGACTCCAACACCTTCCTCGCTCCCGGCGCGTCCGGTTATGAGGACCGCGAGCCCGACGTGTGGTTCTTCAACGAGGAGGCCGCGCGCCGAGCCGGCTTCAACCCCACCAGCGAGTAACCCAACGATCGAAAGAGCAGTTCGCGACGATCGAAAGAGCAGTTCGCGACGCGTCCCAGCGGAGGGCTGAGGCCGCCGGAACCTCCTTCACGGCTGAGTGTCGCGAACTGCTCTTTCGATCTGGTGTCGCGAACTGCTCTTTCGATCTGGTGTCGCGAACTGCTCTTTCGATCAATCCCAGGTGCGGGCGTCGACGATGCGGCCGAAGTCGCCTTCGGGCAGCGCCTCGACCCGCCGGACGTTGGCCGCGAAGCGCAGCCCCGACCGCACCGACGACCGGACCTGCTCGAGGACCCGCTCGGCGTCCCCGCCTGACTCACCAGCGTTGACTGGGTCGTCGAGGACGACCTCGCAGGCCAGCTCGTCCTTGTGGTTGACCCGGTCGATGACGAAGCGCCACGCCGCGACGCCACCCACTCCGCTCATCACGGAGGCGGCCTGCCTCGGGTGAAGGAACATCCCCTTGACCTTGACCGCCTCACCGACTCGACCGAGCACCCCGGCCAGCCGCGCCGAGCCATCGGCCCCTGTCATCCACGCGGAAAGGTCACCGGTGCCGAAGCGGATGAGCGGGTAGTCGAGCCGCTGGAGGGTGACGACGACCTGGCCCTCGCCGTCTGAGACCGGAGCCCCGGTGGCGAGATCGCACACCTCGACGTGCAGGCCCGGCCCCGGCAGCAGGCCACTGCCCGGTGCGGTCTCGTATCCGATCAGCCCGACCTCGGCGGTCCCGTAGGACATCAGCACCGTGGGCACCCGTTCCTGGAGCAGCGCTCGCAGCGAGTCCGGAAGCGGCTCCGCCGTGACGAGCGCCTTCCGGAGGCGCCACCGGTCGACGGGCAGGCCGAGCTCGTCGAACCGGTCGATCAGCGCCTTGAGATAGCTGGGCAAGCCGACATAGGCCGTGACACCAAGGTCGGCGATGGCCCTGGCCTGCAGGTCCTGGTTGCCGATGCCACCGGGCACCACCACGGCCCCAACCGCACGGCAGCCCTCCTCGAACATCGCGCCCGCGGGGGACAGGTGGTAGCCGAAACAGTTGAGGACGACATCGCCGGAACCGATCCCGGCGGCAGCCAGGGCCGACGCCCACCGCCACGGGTCGGTCTCGTCGAGCTCGGGCTCGTAGATCGGCCCCGGTGACTGGAAGATCCGCCGCACGCCAGCACCGGGAGCGAGCAGACCACCGAACGGCGGGTCTGCCTGCTGCTGGGCGAGGACGTCGTCCTTGGTGAGGATCGGCAGGGCGGTGAGGTCGCCCGCGGCCAGGTCGTCGACCGTCAGACCTGCCTGCAGGACGCGCTCGGCGAAGGCCGGCACGACAGACGCAGCCCGGCGCACGACGTCGCCGACAGCGGGAGCCAGCTCAGCGGCATACGCCTCGACTGCCTCGGTGAGCGTGTGGGAACCATCGACCGACACGGGAGCCCCTCTCAGAGCCAGCGCTTGCGGCGCTTGTAGTGCTTGACGTCGCGGAAGCTCTTCCGCCCGCCGGACTCGCCGAGGCCGAGGTAGAACTCCTTGACGTCCGGGTTCTCCTGCAGCTCCTGGGCGGTGCCCTCGAGGACGATCCGGCCCTGCTCCATGATGTAGCCGTGGTCGGCGACCTCGAGGGCGCGCCGGGCGTTCTGCTCGATGACGAGGACGGTCAGGCCCATCTCCTCGTTGACCCGCTTGATGAAGGCGAAGATCTCCTTGACGAGCAGGGGGGCGAGGCCGAGCGACGGCTCGTCGAGCATGAGCAGCTTGGGCTTGGCCATCAGGGCGCGACCGATGGCGAGCATCTGCTGCTCACCGCCGGAGAGATAGCCCGCGACCCGGGCCCGCATGTCGCTGAGCTTCGGCAGGAGCGCATACACCTCGGCGAGGTCGCTCTGGATGTCGATGCGCCCGCGGAAGTAGGCGCCGGAGATGAGGTTCTCCTCGACCGTGAGGTGCTCGAAGATGTGCCTGCCCTCCATGCAGAGGGAGAGGCCCAGGCGGACCCGCTCGGCGGCGTCGAGGTGGGTGACGTTCTTGCCGCCGAAGAGGATCGACCCGTCGGTGACCTCGCCGTGCTCGGTCGGGAGCAGCCCGGAGATCGCCTTGAGGGTCGTCGACTTGCCGGCGCCGTTCGAGCCGAGCAGCGCGACGATCTTGCCCTCGGGCACCGCGAGCGAGAGCCCGCGGAGCACGAGGATGACGTCGTCGTAGATGACCTCGACGTTGTTGATGGTGAGCAGGTCGGTGGTGGCCGGCCCGGGCGCTACCGCGCCGGCCACCGTCCCGCTCACAGGGGTCGAGGTCATGACTCCGGCGTCTGGTTCGCTGCGAGCTCGACCATCTGGCCCGCCTTGACCTCGTAGATGCCGGTGCCGGTGGACCCGCGGTGCGAGTCCGCCGTGAAGGAGACCGTGCCGGCTCCGACGACGCCGCCGGTGTCGACCGAGACGGACTCGAGGGCCTTCTTGATCGACTCGCCGGTCAGCTCGCCACCAGCGTCGAGGGCCTTCTCGATGCCCTTGGCCATGACGTCCATCGTGTACCAGCCCTGCGCGTAGTGCAGACCCTTGTCGGCGAGCGAGGAGCCCTTGCTCTTGAGGTAGTCGTCGATGACCTTGTGGCCGGGCTTCTCGGCGGTCGGCGGGGCGAACGGCTGGACCATGACGTGGCCCTCGGCGTTGTCCGCGCCGGCCGTCTTGATGAACAGCTCGTCAGAGCACCAGTTGAGGCAGACGATCTTCATGTCGAGGCCCTGGGCCTTGATGTCCTTGGCGACCTGGGCCGCCGGCGACGAGACGTTCTGGATGACGATGTACTTCGCGCCCTGGCTCTTCGCCTGGGTGAGCAGGCCGACCTGGTTGGGGGTCTTGGGCATCGGGTAGGCCTTGTAGCCAAGGTTGAGGCCCTTCTCGGTGACCCACTTCTGGCCGTCGGCGACCGGCGCGAGGCCGAACGGGCTGTCGTTGTGGAAGACCGCGACCTCGGCCTTGCCGCCGGCGTCCTTGGCGATCCAGTTGAGCGCGACGCGCATCTGGTCCGAGTAGGTCGGGGCGACGACGAAGTTGTAGGCGGACTGCTTCGGGTCGGTCAGCGGCTCCGCGTAGGAGGCCGACATGAACGGCAGCTTGTCGGCGGCGACCTTGGTGCGCAGGGCCTCGGAGTCACCGGTGCCCCAGCCCTGGATGGCGACGGCGCCGTCGTTGACGTACTTCTTGTAGAGCTCCTCGGCCCGGGGCACGAGGTAGGCGTAGTCGTTGGAGTCGGCGTCGATCTGGTGGCCCTTGATCCCGCCCTTGGCGTTGATCCAGTCGATGTAGCCGAGCATGCCGTCGTTGTACGGCGTGCCGACGTCGCCGGTGGCGCCGGTGCGGTCGGCGATGATGCCGATCTTGATCGGGGCGGTGTCGCCCGAGCCGCCGTCGCCGGGGCTGGTGTCGGTCGCTGCTCCGCCGCACGCGGACAGGGCGAGTGCAGCGGCTGCCGTCGTGGCGACCGCCGCTATGCGGGTGCTGAACTTCATTTCTTCTCCATTCATCGGTCGCCTGGTGGCGGGTGGGGGTCTGCCTGAGTGGTGCGGGGTGGGACGTGGGGCCTGGTGGGACGAGGGGCGCGCTAGTAGCGGAACGGCCAGAACCGGACGTAGTCCTTCATCCGGGTCCAGATCCGGTCGAGTCCTCGAGGTTCCACGAGGAGGAAGACGATGATCGCGATGCCGAAGACCGCGTTCCTGAGGGCCGGGAGCTGGTCCGACAGGGACGGCAGGCTCGAGCCGAGCACGTCCACGAGCTCCGTGAGCAGGGCCGGGAGCAGGCCCATGAAGATCGCGCCGTAGACGGCGCCGGCGATGCTGCCGAGGCCACCGACGATGATCATCGCGAGGTAGAGCACCGAGACGTCGAGGGTGAAGCGCTCCCAGGTGACGGTCTCGGTGTAGTGCGCGGTGAGGGCGCCGGCGAGGCCGACGAAGCCGCTCGAGACGGCGAAGGCCGTGACCTTCGCGCGGGTGATGTTGACACCGATGGCCTCGGCCGCGATGTCCTGGTCGCGCACGGCCATGAAGCTGCGGCCGAGCGTGGTCCGGAAGAGGTTGCGGGCGACGACCACGGCGAGGGTCGCGAGCGCGAGGAGGATCCAGTACCACTGGACCTCGAACATCTGTCGCTCGACCTGGAACCCGCCGACGTGCAGCCGCTCCACCTCGAGGTAGCCCTTGCCCTCCGTCAGCCACTCCCAGCGGCGTACGACGAACATGATGATCTCCTGAGACGCCAGGGTCGCGATCGCGAGGTAGAGGCCCTTGAGCCGCAGGGCCGGCAGGCCGAAGAACGCTCCGACGGCCGCGGTCATGAGGACCGCGATGGCGATGCTGATCGGCACCGGCACGCCCGCCCGGTCGGAGATGATGACGGAGGTGAAGGCTCCGACGGCGAGGAAGCCGCCCTGGCCGAGGGAGATCTGCCCGGTGAAGCCGACGAGGATGTTGAGGCCGACGGCGCCGATGACCGAGATGAGGATGACGTTGGCGATGCCGAGCCAGTACTTGTCGAGGACGTAGGGGGCGGCGAGGAGCAGCACGAGCATGAGCGCGAGCCGGAAGTACTCCGCCTTCGTGTGTCGCAGCCGCAGCTCGGACCGGTAGGTCCGGTGGTGGATGCCGGTGGCAGTCGCCATGGGTCAGACCCTCTCGATCCGTGTCTCGCCGAAGATGCCGTAGGGCCGAACGACGAGGATGGCCACCAGCACGATGTAGGGGATCACCTCGGCGAGGCCGGGATCGGCGTACCCCGAGACGTACTGCTTGAGCATGCCGATCACCAGCCCGCCGACGACCGTGCCGGGCACGGAGTCGAGACCGCCGAGGATGACGACCGGGAAGACCATGAGGCCGAACGCGGCGATGCCCTGCTCGACCGCGGAGAGGTCCGCGAGGAGCACCCCGGCGATGAGAGCCGAGACGGCCGCGAGGACCCACGCCAGGCTGAAGATCCGCTTGACCGAGATGCCCATCGTCAGGGCGGCCTGCTGGTCGTCGGCCACGGCCCGCATGGCGACGCCGTGCCGGGACCGTTGGAAGAACGCCGAGAAGGCGAACAGCACGATGACGGCGATGCCGATGACGATGAGCCGGTTGACGGGGACCGTGGCGCCGGCGACCTGGATCGAGCCGGTGGGCAGGATCGGTGGCTGCTCGCGCACGGACGTGCCGTAGAAGATCTGGACGAGGGCCTTGAGCACCGACGACAGACCGATCGTGACCATGATGACGCTGATGGCGTGCTCGCCGATGAGCGGTCGCAGGATGAAGCGCTCGACGACGACGCCGAGGACGATCGCCACGAGGACGCCGAAGACAGCGGCGAAGATGAGCGGCAGTCGCATGACGACGAAGCCCGTGTAGAACATGTAGGCGCCGACGAGGAGGAACTCGCCCTGGGCGAAGTTGATGACGCGGGTCGCCTTGTAGATCAGCACGAACCCGAGCGCCGCGAGGGCGAGCAGCGCGCCGTCGGACAGGCCGTAGATGGTGAGCGAGATGAAGGTGTTCATCGGCGGCCACTCCAGACGGGTCGGCGCCCCCGGCCTTCGGGAGCGCGGAAGGTGGACATGTCGACGATCTTGAGCACGAGGTTGCGCTCCACCTGGCTGCCGTCCTGGTAGGTGACGAGGCTGCGGATGGTCACGTCGTCCGAGCCGCCGGCCAGGCCGTTGATGATGTCGGCGTAGCGCTCGGCGATGACGTTGCGCCGGACCTTGCGGGTGCGGGTGATCTCGTCGTCGTCCGGGTCGAACTGCTTGTGGAGCAGGACGAACCGCTTGATCCGGATGCTCTCGGGAAGGTCCTCGTTGGCGCGCAGCACCTCCTCGGCGATGAGGTCGCGGACCTCCTGCTTGCCGGCGAGGTCGGTGTACGTCGTGTAGCTGAGGCGCTCGTGCTCGGCCCACGACCCGGTCGTCATCGGGTCGATGGTGATCATCGCCGTCATGCCGTGGTCCGTCGGGAAGGTGACGGCCTCCTCGACGTAGGGCGAGAACTTGAGCTTGTTCTCGATGAAGGCGCTGGAGAAGCGGGTGCCGTCGCTGGTCGTCAGGACGTCCTTCGCGCGGTCGATGACGACGAGATGGCCCTGCTCGTCCAGGAACCCGGCGTCCCCGGTGTGGAGCCAGCCGTCCGCGTCGACGGCCTCGGCCGTGGCCTCGGGGTTGCGGTGGTAGCCGCGGAAGACCGACGCCGATCGGAGGAGGATCTCGCCCTCGTCGGTGATCCGGATCTCGGTGCCCGGGATCGGCGTGCCCACGGACGCGAAGGCGATGTCGTCGTCGCGGTGGACGACGGCGATGCCGCAGATCTCGGTCTGCCCGTAGATCTGCTTGAGGTTGACGCCGATCGCGTGGAAGAAACGGAAGACGTCGGGTCCGAGCGGGGCGCCGCCGGTGTAGGCGTGGTCGATGCGGGCGAGGCCCAGCTGGTCGCGGACCGGCCGGAGGGCGACCTGGTCGGCGAGCCAGTAGAGCGGGTCGATGGCCTTGGCCTTGCCGTGGATCCGCTGCTCGGCGACCCGGTCGCCGATCGCATAGCCCCAGCCGAAGACCTTGCGCTTGAGCCAGCCGGCCTCGTCGATGCGCACCTGGACCTCGGAGAGCATCGACTCCCAGATCCGCGGCGGCGAGAACATCACGTTGGGACCGATCTCGCGCAGGTCGGTCTTCTGGGTCGCGCTGTCCTCGGGGAAGGAGAGGGTGAGCCCACGGGAGAGGCCGCACGCGACGGCCAGCATCTGCTCGCCGATCCACGCGAAGGGCAGGAAGGACACGTAGCGGTCCCGGGCGCCGATCGGGTCGATCGTCGTGAGGTGCTCGGCCATGGCGAGGAGGTTGGCGTGGGAGAGCTCGGCGAGCTTGGGTCGGGAGGTGGTGCCGGACGTCGTGCAGATGACGGCGACGTCCTCGGGTCGACCTGAGGCGATCTGCTCGTCGAGCCACCCCGGGTGCTCGTCGCCCCATTCGCGGCCCTGCGCCTCGACCGCGGTGAAGTCGGTGAGGAACTCGTCGGTGTAGGCCTCGAGCCCGTGCGGGTCGTAGTAGACGACGGTCTCCATCGGCAGGTCGGCGGCCTCGCTGCGCAGCCGGATCAGCTTGTCGACCTGCTCCTGGTCCTCTGCGATGACGACCCGCGCGCGGGAGTGCGTGAGGATGTGGTGCAGCTCCTCGCCGATGCTGGTGGGGTAGACCCCGACCACCGAGGCGCCCAGGCTCTGGGCCGCGAGCTCGGCGATGAGCCACTCTGGACGGTTGTCGCCGAGCACGGCGACGATCTGGCCGCGCTCCACGCCGAGGGCGGCGAGTCCGTGGGCGAAGTCGCGGACCCGCTTGTTGTACTGGGCCCAGGTCAGCGGCTGCCAGATACCGTAGCGCTTCTCCTGCAGGGCCGTGTCGTTCGGGCGCTGGGCGGCGAGCCCGGCGAGGAGGCGGGGGAAGGTGTCCCCGGAAGCAGTTCCGTATGCCGCTGGGCTCGCCCCGCGCGAGCCGCTGGGTTCGCTGGGAGCGAGGTCAGCGGCATACGGCGTCTTCTCGGTGCTCATCAGTGCTCCTCCGCCCCGAGGTAGGCCTCGACGACCTTGGGGTTGGCCTTGACCTCGTCCGGGGTGCCGTCGGCGATGAGCCGGCCGAAGTCGAGGACGCTGACCCGGTTGGAGATGTCCATGACGACGGCCATGTCGTGCTCGATGAGGATGACGGTGACGCCGGCGAGCTCGTGGACGTCGAGGATGTAGCGGGCCATGTCCTCCTTCTCCTCGGCGTTCATGCCGGCCATCGGCTCGTCGAGGAGGAGCAGTGCGGGCTGGAGGCACAGGGCCCGGCCGAGCTCGACGCGTTTCTGGATGCCGTAGGCGAGCGACCCCACTGACTTGTGCCGGAAGGGCTGGAGCGAGAGCAGGTCGATGACCTCCTCGACGAGCGCGCGGTGGGCGATCTCCTGGCGGCGCGCGGGCCCGAGCCAGACGAGGGAGGCGAGGACGCTCTTGCTCATGTGGATGTGCCGGCCGAGCATGAGGTTCTCGAGGACGGTGAGCCCGGAGAAGAGCTCGATGTTCTGGAAGGACCGGGCCACGCCGAGCCGGGCGATCTTGTAGGGCGGGAGCTTGGTCAGCTCGTGCGAGGTGCCCTCGACTCCGGTGTGGAGGACGATGCTCCCGTGCTGGGGGTGGTAGAGCCCGCTGACGCAGTTGAGCAGGCTCGACTTGCCCGCACCGTTGGGGCCGATGACGGCGTGGATGTGCCCCTGCGTGACGGTGAAGCCGACGTCGGCGAGGGCGTGGACGCCGCCGAACCGGAGGCCGATGTCCTTGACCTCGAGTGCGGGTTGGCCGGACGGGACGGCCGAGGAGTTCAGCGAGTGCTGGTACGCCCTGGTGAGACCGGTGGTCACGCGGGGTCCTCTCCTTCGTTGGCTGGGGACCCGCTGAGAATAGGTTTCCACTATCTGAAAGTGCAAGGGCTGCTTGTGAAATTGTTATCCACGCAGTTACAGTCTGATTCCGGATCCGGGTGCCGCCCGGGAGCGAGCCAGCACGAGGAAAGAGGACACGCGTGCCGCCTACGGAGGTCGGGGACCGCGACTCGAGGGGCAGCCTCGGCACGGTCCGCAACGCCGTAACCCTCCTCGAGCTCCTCGGCGAGGGACCGGCCTACCAGCAGCTGACCGACCTCGCGGACCGCTCCGGGATGTCGGTGCCGACGGTCCACCGGCTGCTGCGCTCCCTCGTCCTCGCCGACCTCGTCGAGCAGGACCCGAGGTCCTCGCGCTACAGCCTCGGGCCCGAGCTGGTCCGGCTGTCGCACCGCTACCTCGCCCGGCTGCCCATCCTCGGTGCGCTCGCTCCCTACCTCGCGCAGCTGCGCGATCTCGTCCGCGCGACGGTCGTCGTGCAGACCCTCGTGCGCTCGGCCGTCGTCACCATCGACCGGGTCGACGGGCCGGACGCCGGGCTCTACCGCGAGCCGCACAGTGTCCGCAACCCCTTGACGACCGCCACCGGACGGCTCCTCGGGGCCCGCGCCGGCGACGACGAGTGGAAGACGATGCTCGAGCTGTGCCCCGAGTCCGACCGAGCCCGCGCCGAGGCGTCGCGGGAGGCCTGGGCCTCGGCCCCCTGGCTCCTGGTCGAGGGGAACCCCCTCGGTCCGCCGGGCCACGTGGCCGTGCCCCTGCTCGGGGGACAGGGCACCGCCCTCGCCACGCTGGCCGCCACGGTCGCGCCGGGGACCTCTCGCGAGGACGTCGAGGCCGTCGCCGGGCACCTGGCGCGCGCCGGTGCTGCCGCCGTGAGGACCCTGGGTCATGCCTGACGCCGTCCTGAGGTGCGACGAGGCTGCCTGGCGGCGGGCCGCCGAGCTCGTCGGGTGGTCGACGCCGTTCCGCTCGGTGTGCGAGACGAGGGACGGTCGGCCGGTCTGGTTCCCGGGCGGCCGCCTCAACGCGTCGGTCACCTGTGTCGACCGCCACGCGGCAGTCGATCCCGACCGAGTCGCCATCAGCTGGGAGGGCGAGCCGGGGGACCGCAGGGTCATCACCTACGCAGAGCTGCTCGACGAGGTCTCGAGCCTCGCCAAGGGCCTGCGCTCGATCGGGGTCAGGTCCGGGGACGTCGTCGCTCTCCACCTCGGCCTCGTGCCCGAGGCGGCCGTCGCGATGCTCGCCTGCGCGCGGATCGGGGCCGTCCACGCCGTCCTGCCGGCCCCTCTTCCCGCGGAGGCCCTCGCCGACCGCCTCGAGAGCCTTGGCGCCTCCGTGCTCTTCACCCAGGACGGCGCCTGGCGGCACGGCACGGTGCTGCCGCTCAAGGTCCGGGCCGACGAGGCGCTCACCGCCGTCGCCGGCATCGAGCACACCATCGTGGTGCGGCGGACCGGCATGGACGTCGCCTGGTACGAAGGGGACCGGTGGTACCACGACCTCGTGGCGGCAGACCGGACCCGCGGGCGACGATCCGCCAGGGGCCACCGCGGTGCGGAAGCCGCGGTGGACCGATCCGCGCTGGACGCCCCTCGCGGTGTGGGCCGGGTCGGCGGCGAGGCCGTCGACCTGCCGAGCGACCACCCGATCTACCTGATCAGCCAGGCGCACCGGCGCGGCCGCCCGGTCGTCGTCACCCACGGCCTCGCCAACAGCCTCGTCACGGCAGCCGCGCTGCACGAGTGGGGCGTCGGTGAGGGACAGCGCCTGTGGAGCGCCGGCGACGTGTCCTGGCTCGCGGTCCAGACCCACGGCATCTACGGACCGCTTGCCCGGGGCGTCACCACCGTGCTCTACGAGGGCACCCTCGACGTGCCGACCCATGCTCGCGCGTGGGAGATCATGCGCCGCCACCGCGTGACGACCATGATGACCACCCCCTCGGTGCTGCGGACCATGCGTGGGTGGGCCCCCGCGCTCGCCGACACGAGCCGGGTCGAGTCGCTGCGCCGGGTCGTGCTCTACGCCGAGCCGTCCGACCCCGACCTGCGCAGCTGGGCCGCCTCCGACCTCGGCCACCACCCGA is a genomic window containing:
- a CDS encoding DUF2157 domain-containing protein — protein: MAVGLEIVLTRGVAEGVITGEQAERLRHLGEDGTGPVPGEGAWQSPTRRGPSLVTEALGYLGGIILLVGAILIGSQYWPDVDPLVRLGVVVLVAVAFVVAGGLVPRGLDAVGTRLRSVLWALSVAAGTGAAAILFYDVVDLDDDHVPVLMFLLATVYALALWTWRPTGLQLAVAAAGTAVTAGLLVMLLVESFDAAIAGVLVVGVVWLALGWAAVIRPPRAALVVGAGIVFLGSQMYVVGGSGPIWAVLASAGLVGVALYHRDLIILGIGSLGLLFALPNLIYEWFPSVVAAAVSLLVVGGLLVVAALYTARRGRQHPGDGPAKGPANGAAGGPANGPATTPAGQER
- a CDS encoding phenylacetate--CoA ligase family protein, which gives rise to MSVDGSHTLTEAVEAYAAELAPAVGDVVRRAASVVPAFAERVLQAGLTVDDLAAGDLTALPILTKDDVLAQQQADPPFGGLLAPGAGVRRIFQSPGPIYEPELDETDPWRWASALAAAGIGSGDVVLNCFGYHLSPAGAMFEEGCRAVGAVVVPGGIGNQDLQARAIADLGVTAYVGLPSYLKALIDRFDELGLPVDRWRLRKALVTAEPLPDSLRALLQERVPTVLMSYGTAEVGLIGYETAPGSGLLPGPGLHVEVCDLATGAPVSDGEGQVVVTLQRLDYPLIRFGTGDLSAWMTGADGSARLAGVLGRVGEAVKVKGMFLHPRQAASVMSGVGGVAAWRFVIDRVNHKDELACEVVLDDPVNAGESGGDAERVLEQVRSSVRSGLRFAANVRRVEALPEGDFGRIVDARTWD
- a CDS encoding ABC transporter ATP-binding protein, encoding MTSTPVSGTVAGAVAPGPATTDLLTINNVEVIYDDVILVLRGLSLAVPEGKIVALLGSNGAGKSTTLKAISGLLPTEHGEVTDGSILFGGKNVTHLDAAERVRLGLSLCMEGRHIFEHLTVEENLISGAYFRGRIDIQSDLAEVYALLPKLSDMRARVAGYLSGGEQQMLAIGRALMAKPKLLMLDEPSLGLAPLLVKEIFAFIKRVNEEMGLTVLVIEQNARRALEVADHGYIMEQGRIVLEGTAQELQENPDVKEFYLGLGESGGRKSFRDVKHYKRRKRWL
- a CDS encoding ABC transporter substrate-binding protein — its product is MKFSTRIAAVATTAAAALALSACGGAATDTSPGDGGSGDTAPIKIGIIADRTGATGDVGTPYNDGMLGYIDWINAKGGIKGHQIDADSNDYAYLVPRAEELYKKYVNDGAVAIQGWGTGDSEALRTKVAADKLPFMSASYAEPLTDPKQSAYNFVVAPTYSDQMRVALNWIAKDAGGKAEVAVFHNDSPFGLAPVADGQKWVTEKGLNLGYKAYPMPKTPNQVGLLTQAKSQGAKYIVIQNVSSPAAQVAKDIKAQGLDMKIVCLNWCSDELFIKTAGADNAEGHVMVQPFAPPTAEKPGHKVIDDYLKSKGSSLADKGLHYAQGWYTMDVMAKGIEKALDAGGELTGESIKKALESVSVDTGGVVGAGTVSFTADSHRGSTGTGIYEVKAGQMVELAANQTPES
- a CDS encoding branched-chain amino acid ABC transporter permease, which translates into the protein MATATGIHHRTYRSELRLRHTKAEYFRLALMLVLLLAAPYVLDKYWLGIANVILISVIGAVGLNILVGFTGQISLGQGGFLAVGAFTSVIISDRAGVPVPISIAIAVLMTAAVGAFFGLPALRLKGLYLAIATLASQEIIMFVVRRWEWLTEGKGYLEVERLHVGGFQVERQMFEVQWYWILLALATLAVVVARNLFRTTLGRSFMAVRDQDIAAEAIGVNITRAKVTAFAVSSGFVGLAGALTAHYTETVTWERFTLDVSVLYLAMIIVGGLGSIAGAVYGAIFMGLLPALLTELVDVLGSSLPSLSDQLPALRNAVFGIAIIVFLLVEPRGLDRIWTRMKDYVRFWPFRY
- a CDS encoding branched-chain amino acid ABC transporter permease produces the protein MNTFISLTIYGLSDGALLALAALGFVLIYKATRVINFAQGEFLLVGAYMFYTGFVVMRLPLIFAAVFGVLVAIVLGVVVERFILRPLIGEHAISVIMVTIGLSSVLKALVQIFYGTSVREQPPILPTGSIQVAGATVPVNRLIVIGIAVIVLFAFSAFFQRSRHGVAMRAVADDQQAALTMGISVKRIFSLAWVLAAVSALIAGVLLADLSAVEQGIAAFGLMVFPVVILGGLDSVPGTVVGGLVIGMLKQYVSGYADPGLAEVIPYIVLVAILVVRPYGIFGETRIERV